A region from the Corallococcus caeni genome encodes:
- a CDS encoding polyprenyl synthetase family protein → MDVAHELTEFLGQVEQRLTELLADGDVGPDVKGDTLMDAARHLCLGAGGKRARPMLVRLFGGVVGVPAARLVDVGVAAEMIHSASLLHDDVVDAGMFRRGRPTVNARWGNIVAVMSGDLILSTALSRLSMLDARLVQSGLAIVTEMTRAAIAEVEARGDMNLPLTRLRYIAEGKTGSLFGWCGKAAATLADQPEAMERFDAFGRHLGVAFQIADDIRDILGTDVGKPRYADVHSRTPSLPILLAVSRDESLRRKLKDAWAFSVITPERTREIGAAIEATGAVEASMEMMNAEIGAALDKLGPFANDAAGAELMSWAHRLSEGIAQQVKGRAA, encoded by the coding sequence ATGGATGTCGCTCACGAGCTGACGGAGTTTCTGGGGCAGGTAGAGCAGCGTCTGACCGAATTGCTCGCGGATGGCGACGTCGGCCCGGACGTGAAGGGCGACACGCTGATGGACGCGGCCCGCCACCTGTGCCTGGGTGCCGGGGGCAAGCGGGCTCGCCCCATGCTCGTCCGCCTGTTCGGCGGTGTGGTGGGCGTGCCGGCCGCGCGGCTGGTGGACGTGGGCGTGGCGGCGGAGATGATCCACTCGGCCAGCCTGCTGCATGACGACGTGGTGGACGCGGGCATGTTCCGCCGGGGCCGCCCGACGGTGAACGCGCGCTGGGGCAACATCGTCGCGGTGATGAGCGGCGACCTCATCCTGTCCACGGCGCTCTCGCGGCTGTCCATGCTGGACGCGCGCCTGGTGCAGAGCGGCCTGGCCATCGTCACGGAGATGACCCGCGCGGCCATCGCGGAGGTGGAGGCGAGAGGCGACATGAACCTGCCGCTCACGCGGCTGCGCTACATCGCCGAGGGCAAGACGGGGTCGCTGTTCGGCTGGTGCGGCAAGGCGGCCGCGACGCTGGCGGACCAGCCGGAGGCGATGGAGCGCTTCGACGCCTTCGGCCGGCACCTGGGCGTGGCGTTCCAGATCGCCGACGACATCCGCGACATCCTGGGCACGGACGTGGGCAAGCCCCGGTACGCGGACGTGCACTCGCGCACGCCGTCCTTGCCCATCCTGCTGGCGGTGTCGCGGGATGAGTCCCTGCGCCGCAAGCTCAAGGACGCGTGGGCGTTCTCCGTCATCACCCCGGAGCGCACCCGGGAGATTGGCGCCGCCATCGAGGCCACCGGCGCGGTGGAGGCGTCCATGGAGATGATGAACGCCGAAATCGGCGCGGCGCTCGACAAGCTGGGGCCCTTCGCCAACGACGCCGCGGGCGCGGAGCTGATGAGCTGGGCGCACCGGCTGTCGGAGGGCATCGCGCAGCAGGTGAAAGGGCGCGCTGCATGA
- a CDS encoding MFS transporter, translated as MRGHGKRIPVSAALRRRLVQSFASLATGVPLFRPGASLPGSSAPLLGAPPPPDGRQGVPLHRRLRASLKVSIVEGMFAEVFTACAGPTVLTAWAIALKLGPFLVGVMTALPFFAQFVQFPAAWLTLCFGHRRVALTAVCLSRLALLPMALMPWLGLSLEGQQHLLLAVAGASAVLAVVGNNAWVAWMGELVPSAVRGRFFGKRTALTTLMGTAASLTAGLLMDRLKGLDGVGLALPLLALAACVMGVVTTLMMAAQHDPAPPGTAPKLELKAALLPWKDDGARRVLVYQVAWNAAVGVSAPFFALHSLQNLKMTFVIMALHAAAVAGVRVLTAPLWGRAIDRLGAQPVLMCCSLGISAIPMLWLLPTAGTLWPLLFDVLLAGSLWSGHGLAIFALPLTVAPRRGRPFYLAAFATAGGLAYAAAAALGGALAARVPQQFMLGGHLWVNLHVLFVVSSVARLGAAFLAARVNEPGAATTRTVAQVVERFLPRPATAGSRAPSPPRAPTGA; from the coding sequence ATGCGAGGCCATGGGAAACGAATCCCAGTGTCCGCCGCCCTCCGTCGCCGCCTCGTCCAGAGCTTCGCTTCCCTCGCCACCGGCGTCCCCCTCTTCCGCCCTGGCGCCTCGCTGCCCGGCTCGTCCGCGCCCCTGCTGGGGGCCCCTCCGCCCCCGGACGGCCGCCAGGGCGTGCCCCTGCACCGGCGCCTCCGCGCGTCGCTGAAGGTGTCCATCGTGGAGGGGATGTTCGCGGAGGTGTTCACCGCGTGCGCGGGCCCCACCGTGCTCACCGCGTGGGCCATCGCGCTGAAGCTGGGGCCCTTCCTGGTGGGTGTGATGACGGCGCTGCCGTTCTTCGCGCAGTTCGTGCAGTTCCCCGCCGCGTGGCTCACCCTCTGCTTCGGCCACCGGCGGGTGGCGCTGACGGCGGTGTGCCTGTCCCGGCTCGCCCTGCTGCCCATGGCGTTGATGCCGTGGCTGGGCCTGTCCCTGGAGGGACAGCAGCACCTGCTGCTGGCCGTGGCGGGGGCCTCCGCGGTGCTGGCCGTGGTGGGCAACAACGCCTGGGTGGCGTGGATGGGGGAGCTGGTCCCCAGCGCCGTGCGGGGCCGCTTCTTCGGCAAGCGCACCGCGCTCACCACGCTGATGGGCACCGCCGCGTCGCTCACCGCGGGCCTGCTGATGGACCGGCTGAAGGGGCTGGACGGGGTGGGCCTGGCGCTGCCGCTGCTGGCGCTCGCCGCGTGCGTCATGGGCGTCGTCACCACGCTGATGATGGCCGCGCAGCATGACCCCGCGCCCCCGGGCACCGCGCCCAAGCTGGAGCTCAAGGCGGCGCTGCTGCCCTGGAAGGACGACGGCGCGCGGCGGGTGCTGGTGTACCAGGTGGCGTGGAACGCGGCGGTGGGCGTGTCCGCGCCCTTCTTCGCGCTGCACAGCCTGCAGAACCTCAAGATGACCTTCGTCATCATGGCGCTGCACGCGGCGGCGGTGGCCGGGGTGCGCGTGCTGACGGCGCCCCTGTGGGGCCGCGCCATCGACCGGCTGGGCGCGCAGCCGGTGCTGATGTGCTGCTCGCTGGGCATCAGCGCCATCCCCATGCTGTGGCTGCTGCCCACGGCGGGGACGCTCTGGCCGCTGCTGTTCGACGTGCTCCTGGCGGGCTCGCTGTGGAGCGGCCACGGCCTGGCCATCTTCGCGTTGCCCCTCACGGTGGCGCCGCGCCGGGGCCGGCCCTTCTACCTGGCGGCGTTCGCCACCGCGGGCGGGCTGGCCTACGCGGCGGCGGCGGCCCTGGGCGGGGCGCTGGCGGCGCGGGTGCCCCAGCAGTTCATGCTGGGCGGCCACCTGTGGGTGAACCTGCACGTCCTCTTCGTCGTGTCGTCGGTGGCCCGGCTGGGCGCCGCCTTCCTCGCGGCCCGGGTGAACGAACCCGGCGCCGCCACCACGCGCACCGTGGCCCAGGTGGTGGAGCGCTTCCTGCCCCGCCCCGCTACAGCCGGTAGTCGCGCACCATCGCCGCCACGCGCTCCGACAGGAGCTTGA
- a CDS encoding alpha/beta fold hydrolase, giving the protein MNDNSTWIPVDGSDPIRAWVRRPASGTGPGLLLLMVEAFEGNAHLKLMAERFSEEGYVVVVPDLASRGEPEEMDLKPVVAWTRALPEVVGLRGKKQVGALGYGLGGTLAAQLAAHAHVDCAVAYCAPGMEDVLSQGGENTAPIVLHYAEWDGFVPPAAVARVKQHVAVDVELYLYQGVRHGFFREGSPAYHRPSQMTAHTRTLALLKRVMGPRYDLAALWDKHTELEFAARDADATMKTMVAHPYVNSVPVMTGGVGAEYLHRFYANHFVHANPKDTKMTLLSRTVGADRVVDEFIFSFTHDIEMDWMLPGIPPTGKYVEAAFVAVVNFRGDKLYHEHIYWDQASVLVQLGLIDRKGLPVTGGEAARKLLDETLPSNTLMGKWDESAPSNLKAG; this is encoded by the coding sequence ATGAACGACAACTCGACGTGGATTCCCGTGGATGGAAGCGACCCGATTCGTGCGTGGGTGCGACGCCCCGCCTCCGGGACGGGTCCGGGCCTGCTGCTGCTGATGGTGGAGGCGTTCGAGGGCAACGCCCACCTGAAGCTGATGGCCGAGCGCTTCAGTGAAGAGGGCTACGTGGTGGTGGTGCCGGACCTCGCCTCGCGCGGAGAGCCGGAGGAGATGGACCTGAAGCCGGTGGTGGCCTGGACGCGCGCGCTGCCGGAGGTGGTGGGCCTGCGGGGCAAGAAGCAGGTCGGCGCGCTGGGCTACGGCCTGGGCGGGACGCTGGCCGCGCAGCTGGCAGCGCATGCGCACGTGGACTGCGCGGTGGCCTACTGCGCGCCGGGGATGGAGGACGTGCTCTCGCAGGGCGGGGAGAACACGGCCCCCATCGTGCTCCACTACGCGGAGTGGGACGGCTTCGTGCCTCCGGCCGCCGTGGCGCGGGTGAAGCAGCACGTCGCCGTCGACGTGGAGCTGTACCTGTACCAGGGCGTGCGCCACGGCTTCTTCCGCGAGGGGTCCCCGGCCTACCACCGGCCCTCGCAGATGACAGCGCACACGCGCACCCTGGCGCTGCTCAAGCGCGTGATGGGGCCGCGCTACGACCTGGCCGCGCTGTGGGACAAGCACACGGAGCTGGAGTTCGCCGCCCGGGACGCGGACGCGACCATGAAGACCATGGTGGCGCACCCGTACGTCAACAGCGTGCCGGTGATGACGGGCGGCGTGGGCGCGGAGTACCTGCACCGCTTCTACGCGAACCACTTCGTGCACGCGAACCCCAAGGACACGAAGATGACCCTGCTGTCGCGCACCGTGGGCGCGGACCGCGTGGTGGACGAGTTCATCTTCAGCTTCACCCACGACATCGAGATGGACTGGATGCTCCCGGGCATCCCGCCCACCGGCAAGTACGTGGAGGCGGCCTTCGTGGCGGTGGTGAACTTCCGCGGCGACAAGCTCTACCACGAGCACATCTACTGGGATCAGGCGTCGGTGCTGGTGCAGCTGGGCCTCATCGACCGCAAGGGCCTGCCCGTCACCGGCGGAGAGGCCGCGCGCAAGCTCCTGGATGAGACCCTCCCGTCCAACACCTTGATGGGGAAGTGGGACGAGAGCGCGCCCTCCAACCTCAAGGCCGGCTGA
- a CDS encoding methyl-accepting chemotaxis protein, producing MRLSLSQKLTLAPLLVALFFTALFFGYLIPRVSAAFEAQGRDVGGALPTALAATLPAAMPGGQTESLQAVLEQVARHHQVAYLAVFDGSGQLRAVAGEYAPAMRELRDRLGRAQGEATFYVRDAELLDVSSRFANGAGSVHVGFNRTAARAQVKAITTGVSVVMLLALAAFVAVGIVLARRVAAPLVQLTEAAQRIAEHGDLRETVRVEGSDEVAQLAKAFSLMTSKVKDLLQQLQASSDLLRGSVDHLNDSAGRQNEMVSRHAAALQETQVTAQEIRQTSVVASRAAETVIDVAERAEVLGKTGEIAITESIEGMVALRAQVEQIAERIMALGERTEQISGITETVKDLADQSHLLAVNAAIEAARSGEHGKGFAVVAREIRGLADQSIRATNQVRGILADISTAIFATVEITAAGTQRMETGLAQVRTSGDTLRQLSSIVRDSVVSARQISNTVNQQATGIEQIFTAVNELNTVMGDTVKRISTTSESAVSLKLLSERVAAMVRDYRL from the coding sequence ATGCGACTCTCCCTGTCCCAGAAGCTCACGTTGGCGCCGCTGCTGGTGGCGCTGTTCTTCACGGCCCTCTTCTTCGGCTACCTCATCCCGCGCGTCAGCGCCGCCTTCGAGGCGCAGGGGCGGGACGTCGGGGGGGCGCTGCCCACGGCGCTGGCGGCCACGCTGCCGGCGGCGATGCCGGGGGGCCAGACGGAGTCGCTCCAGGCGGTGCTGGAGCAGGTGGCGCGCCACCACCAGGTGGCCTACCTGGCCGTCTTCGACGGGTCCGGGCAGCTGCGCGCGGTGGCGGGCGAGTACGCCCCGGCCATGCGCGAGCTGCGCGACCGGCTGGGCCGCGCGCAGGGTGAGGCGACGTTCTACGTGCGGGACGCGGAGCTTCTGGACGTGAGCTCGCGCTTCGCGAACGGGGCGGGCAGCGTGCACGTGGGCTTCAACCGCACGGCGGCGCGCGCGCAGGTCAAGGCCATCACCACGGGTGTGAGCGTGGTGATGCTGCTGGCGCTGGCGGCGTTCGTGGCGGTGGGCATCGTGCTGGCGCGCCGGGTGGCGGCGCCGCTGGTGCAGCTGACGGAGGCCGCGCAGCGCATCGCGGAGCACGGCGACCTGCGTGAGACGGTCCGCGTGGAGGGCTCGGACGAGGTGGCCCAGCTGGCGAAGGCCTTCTCGCTGATGACGTCGAAGGTGAAGGACCTGCTGCAGCAGCTGCAGGCGTCGTCGGACCTGCTGCGCGGTTCGGTGGACCACCTGAACGACTCCGCGGGCCGGCAGAACGAGATGGTGTCGCGCCACGCCGCCGCGCTGCAGGAGACGCAGGTGACGGCGCAGGAGATCCGCCAGACGTCGGTGGTGGCGTCGCGCGCGGCGGAGACGGTCATCGACGTGGCGGAGCGCGCGGAGGTGCTGGGCAAGACGGGCGAGATCGCCATCACGGAGAGCATCGAGGGCATGGTGGCCCTGCGCGCCCAGGTGGAGCAGATCGCCGAGCGCATCATGGCGCTGGGCGAGCGCACCGAGCAGATCTCCGGCATCACGGAGACGGTGAAGGACCTGGCGGACCAGTCCCACCTGCTGGCGGTGAACGCGGCCATCGAGGCGGCGCGCTCCGGGGAGCACGGCAAGGGCTTCGCGGTGGTGGCGCGGGAGATCCGCGGCCTCGCGGACCAGTCCATCCGCGCGACGAACCAGGTGCGCGGCATCCTGGCGGACATCAGCACCGCCATCTTCGCCACGGTCGAAATCACCGCCGCGGGCACGCAGCGCATGGAGACGGGCCTGGCCCAGGTGCGCACGTCCGGGGACACGCTGCGCCAGCTGTCCTCCATCGTGCGCGACAGCGTGGTGTCCGCCCGTCAGATTTCGAATACGGTGAACCAGCAGGCCACCGGCATCGAGCAGATCTTCACCGCCGTCAACGAGCTCAACACGGTGATGGGCGACACGGTGAAGCGCATCTCCACCACCAGCGAGTCCGCCGTGTCGCTCAAGCTCCTGTCGGAGCGCGTGGCGGCGATGGTGCGCGACTACCGGCTGTAG
- a CDS encoding PQQ-dependent sugar dehydrogenase, whose product MRLPLVLTTLLGLATLQSGCRTDSPVPFPTPQDAGVVDAGITDAGLATDAGQPPEWPLQSTEVQVAEGMRGAPFDVPHFLNIPSGMSVSVWARVPGARFLAFSPEGTLLVSVPGQGKVMQVRPRSGQAPEVTQWAGGLGRPHDIVFHERDGQVWVFLSEKDRVTRSRWTAGETTRGAAETVVSGLPDASLPELHGTYGHELKNLAVDSQHRVYVAIASTCNVCLSDTTSDPLRGAIYRWDWNGGSRELFARGLRNAEGLAWEPGTDTLWVAVNNRDNTPYPFDDGTGQYGKVIPGYVDNHPPEALTSVRQGGHYGWPFCNPNPDTASGLKHMPLDRDYDMNRDGSNADCAALDRTDQGIQAHSAPLGLTFFDNGELNPAWKRGALVAYHGSWNRTVRTGYKVTVFPWDLATHQPTGEVDVVTGFVNPDQSVWGRPVDVALAPGQAFIVSDDQAGALYRIAPLTLP is encoded by the coding sequence ATGCGGCTACCACTCGTGCTGACGACCCTCCTGGGGCTGGCGACCTTGCAGTCGGGCTGCCGTACCGACTCTCCCGTCCCCTTCCCCACTCCCCAGGACGCGGGCGTGGTGGACGCGGGCATCACCGACGCGGGCCTGGCCACCGACGCCGGCCAGCCTCCCGAGTGGCCGCTCCAAAGCACGGAGGTCCAGGTTGCGGAGGGCATGCGGGGCGCGCCGTTCGACGTGCCGCACTTCCTGAACATCCCATCAGGCATGTCCGTGTCGGTCTGGGCGCGAGTGCCAGGGGCGCGGTTCCTCGCGTTCTCGCCCGAGGGGACCCTGCTCGTCTCCGTGCCCGGCCAGGGCAAGGTGATGCAGGTGCGTCCCCGCTCAGGCCAGGCGCCGGAGGTGACGCAGTGGGCGGGCGGCCTGGGCCGGCCCCACGACATCGTCTTCCATGAGCGCGACGGGCAGGTGTGGGTCTTCCTGTCGGAGAAGGACCGCGTCACGCGCTCGCGCTGGACGGCCGGTGAGACGACGCGCGGCGCGGCGGAGACCGTCGTCTCCGGGCTGCCGGACGCGTCCCTGCCGGAGCTGCACGGCACCTACGGCCACGAGCTCAAGAACCTCGCGGTGGACTCCCAGCACCGCGTGTACGTGGCCATCGCGTCCACCTGCAACGTGTGCCTGAGCGACACCACCAGCGACCCGCTGCGCGGCGCCATCTACCGGTGGGACTGGAACGGCGGCTCGCGCGAGCTGTTCGCGCGGGGCCTTCGCAACGCGGAGGGCCTGGCGTGGGAGCCGGGCACCGACACGCTGTGGGTCGCGGTCAACAACCGCGACAACACGCCCTACCCGTTCGATGACGGCACCGGCCAGTACGGCAAGGTGATTCCGGGGTACGTGGACAACCACCCGCCGGAGGCCCTCACCTCCGTGCGCCAGGGCGGCCACTACGGCTGGCCCTTCTGCAACCCCAACCCGGACACGGCCAGCGGCCTGAAGCACATGCCCCTGGACCGTGACTACGACATGAACCGGGACGGCTCCAACGCGGACTGCGCGGCGTTGGACAGGACGGACCAGGGCATCCAGGCGCACTCGGCGCCCCTGGGCCTGACGTTCTTCGACAACGGGGAGCTCAACCCGGCCTGGAAGCGCGGGGCGCTCGTCGCCTATCACGGCTCGTGGAACCGCACCGTGCGGACCGGCTACAAGGTCACCGTCTTCCCGTGGGACCTGGCCACGCACCAGCCCACGGGCGAGGTGGACGTCGTCACGGGCTTCGTGAACCCGGATCAGAGCGTGTGGGGCCGTCCGGTGGACGTGGCCCTGGCCCCGGGCCAGGCGTTCATCGTCAGCGACGACCAGGCCGGGGCGCTCTACCGCATCGCGCCCCTCACCCTGCCGTAG
- a CDS encoding GbsR/MarR family transcriptional regulator → MKGYLWTGGDPGSQKTLAPPEHGRLAPWEAIAVEAVGNVIEFWGFKRNQGRVWGLLYLRGEPLTAGEIERELELSKGGVSMLLRDLEHWGVVQRVRVPQDTVWRYAAETDLVRMVTHVVEEREAAFVTRIRADLSEARRLAEVAGGVQPEKLRKLERMAVLAEHVERALRLFIKTSRLDVGGVLGAFRDGALARKGER, encoded by the coding sequence ATGAAGGGCTACCTGTGGACGGGGGGGGATCCCGGGAGCCAGAAGACCCTCGCGCCGCCGGAGCACGGACGGCTGGCGCCATGGGAGGCCATCGCGGTGGAGGCGGTGGGCAACGTCATCGAGTTCTGGGGCTTCAAGCGCAACCAGGGCCGGGTGTGGGGCCTGCTGTACCTGCGCGGTGAGCCGCTGACCGCCGGTGAGATTGAGCGCGAGCTGGAGCTGTCCAAGGGCGGCGTGTCCATGCTGCTGCGCGACCTGGAGCACTGGGGCGTCGTCCAGCGGGTGCGCGTGCCGCAGGACACGGTGTGGCGCTACGCGGCGGAGACGGACCTGGTGCGGATGGTGACGCACGTGGTGGAGGAGCGCGAGGCGGCCTTCGTCACCCGCATCCGCGCGGACCTGTCCGAGGCGCGCCGGCTGGCGGAGGTCGCGGGCGGCGTGCAGCCGGAGAAGCTGCGGAAGCTGGAGCGCATGGCCGTCCTGGCCGAGCACGTGGAGCGCGCGCTGCGGTTGTTCATCAAGACGTCCCGCCTGGACGTGGGAGGGGTGCTCGGCGCGTTCCGCGACGGCGCCCTCGCGCGCAAGGGCGAGCGGTAG
- a CDS encoding ornithine cyclodeaminase family protein: MTHPAPRTLLLGPPDLRALVEGVGLDVLMDELIQALTVALRELDESILQVPKREGFQVVSQPRPSGVIGWMPALRRGDSLTVRVSSSLPTNRGDAGLPTLVATHSVYDVKTGHLAAVMDGVFATALRTGAASAVASRYLASPDSRVLGLVGCGAQAVSQLHALSRVFRLEQVLVHDIDADAARSFVRRVAFLGLDVRPTLLPDLELRADILCTATTVAPGAGPVISGHALQPHAHVNAVGADQPGKAELPLALLRRSLVVPDFPAQARLEGECQQLHPDQIGPDLATVVQQPEEFQGWRERNTVFDSTGHALEDHVVTRLLLDHARRMGLGTLVALESLGGDPLDPYGLVRGDADGRTESPRRATGT; the protein is encoded by the coding sequence ATGACTCACCCGGCTCCTCGCACCCTCCTGCTCGGCCCTCCTGACCTGCGCGCGCTCGTGGAGGGCGTGGGGCTGGACGTCCTGATGGACGAACTCATCCAGGCGCTCACCGTGGCGTTGCGGGAGCTGGACGAATCCATCCTGCAGGTTCCCAAGCGGGAGGGCTTCCAGGTGGTGAGCCAGCCGCGCCCGTCCGGGGTGATTGGCTGGATGCCCGCCCTGCGGCGCGGGGACAGCCTGACGGTGCGGGTGTCGTCCTCCCTCCCCACCAACCGGGGGGACGCGGGGCTGCCCACGCTGGTCGCGACCCACAGCGTCTACGACGTGAAGACGGGCCACCTGGCGGCGGTGATGGACGGCGTGTTCGCCACGGCGCTGCGCACGGGGGCCGCGTCTGCGGTGGCCAGCCGCTACCTGGCGTCTCCGGACAGCCGGGTGCTGGGGCTGGTGGGGTGCGGCGCGCAGGCCGTGTCGCAGCTGCACGCGCTCAGCCGCGTGTTCCGGCTGGAGCAGGTGCTGGTGCACGACATCGACGCGGACGCGGCGCGCTCCTTCGTGCGGCGCGTCGCGTTCCTGGGGCTGGACGTGCGGCCCACGCTCCTGCCGGACCTGGAGCTGCGCGCGGACATCCTCTGCACCGCCACCACCGTCGCCCCGGGCGCCGGGCCGGTCATCTCCGGCCACGCGCTCCAGCCGCACGCGCACGTCAACGCGGTGGGCGCGGATCAACCCGGCAAGGCGGAGCTGCCCCTGGCGCTCTTGCGCCGCAGCCTCGTCGTGCCGGACTTCCCGGCCCAGGCGCGCCTGGAGGGCGAGTGCCAGCAGCTCCACCCGGATCAGATTGGCCCGGACCTGGCCACCGTGGTGCAGCAGCCGGAGGAGTTCCAGGGCTGGCGCGAGCGCAACACGGTGTTCGACTCCACCGGCCACGCGCTGGAGGACCACGTGGTGACGCGCCTGCTGCTGGACCACGCGCGGCGCATGGGCCTGGGCACCCTGGTGGCGCTGGAGTCGCTGGGCGGGGATCCGCTGGATCCATACGGCCTGGTGCGGGGGGACGCGGACGGACGCACCGAGTCGCCGCGCCGCGCCACCGGCACCTGA
- a CDS encoding hybrid sensor histidine kinase/response regulator: MKPSSVPRTPVLTAVSDESPSTPLADEPHARVLLVDDVPANLLALEGILEPLGQHLVAVRSGDEALKALLLDEYACVLMDVQMPGLDGLETARLIRTRERTKHLPILFITALSREAAYVTRGYENGAVDYLLKPVDPDILRAKVSVFVELYLRGEKLRQQALELAERRRVEEELQRAAELEQQLVGIVGHDIRTPLAAILTTARAQLSREPLPAAQRKAFERVARGGERIQRIVDQLLDFTRARVGGGIPVVPGAGDLNELCRKVTDELRAARPERSILCEFAHDSLPGVWDLDRLAQVVANLLDNALKYSPSDTPVRLRTYEQGLDTVYLEVQNAGAPIPADLLPTLFQPFRRGDGPDQRESLGLGLYIARSIVEAHGGALRVESTPEVGTVFSLCLPRQALADGRAHSPCASVAAPMTA, translated from the coding sequence TTGAAGCCCTCCTCCGTTCCCAGGACGCCCGTGCTCACCGCCGTCTCCGACGAGTCCCCCAGCACTCCTCTCGCTGACGAGCCGCACGCCCGGGTCCTGCTGGTGGACGACGTGCCCGCGAACCTGCTCGCGCTGGAGGGCATCCTGGAGCCGCTCGGCCAGCACCTGGTGGCCGTGCGCTCTGGAGACGAGGCGCTGAAGGCGCTGCTGCTGGATGAGTACGCGTGCGTGCTGATGGACGTGCAGATGCCGGGGCTGGACGGCCTGGAGACGGCGCGCCTCATCCGCACCCGCGAGCGCACGAAGCACCTGCCCATCCTCTTCATCACCGCGCTCAGCCGCGAGGCGGCCTACGTCACCCGAGGCTACGAGAACGGCGCGGTGGACTACCTGCTCAAGCCCGTGGACCCGGACATCCTGCGCGCCAAGGTGTCGGTGTTCGTGGAGCTGTACCTGCGCGGGGAGAAGCTGCGGCAGCAGGCGCTGGAGCTGGCGGAGCGCCGGCGCGTGGAGGAGGAGCTTCAGCGCGCGGCGGAGCTGGAGCAGCAGCTGGTGGGAATCGTGGGACACGACATCCGCACGCCGCTGGCGGCCATCCTCACCACCGCCCGGGCCCAGCTGTCCCGCGAGCCGCTGCCGGCCGCCCAGCGCAAGGCGTTCGAGCGCGTGGCCCGGGGCGGCGAGCGCATCCAGCGCATCGTGGACCAGCTGCTGGACTTCACCCGCGCGCGCGTGGGCGGAGGCATCCCGGTGGTGCCCGGCGCGGGCGACCTGAACGAGCTGTGCCGCAAGGTCACGGACGAGCTGCGCGCGGCGAGGCCCGAGCGCTCCATCCTCTGCGAGTTCGCCCACGACAGCCTCCCGGGCGTGTGGGACCTGGACCGGCTGGCGCAGGTGGTGGCCAACCTGCTGGACAACGCGCTCAAGTACAGCCCGAGCGACACCCCCGTGCGCCTGCGCACCTACGAGCAGGGCCTGGACACCGTCTACCTGGAGGTCCAGAACGCCGGGGCCCCCATCCCCGCGGACCTCCTGCCCACGCTCTTCCAGCCCTTCCGCCGCGGCGACGGCCCGGACCAGCGCGAGAGCCTGGGCCTGGGGCTCTACATCGCGCGCAGCATCGTGGAGGCCCACGGCGGCGCCCTCCGGGTGGAATCCACCCCGGAGGTGGGTACCGTCTTCTCCCTCTGCCTGCCACGTCAGGCTTTGGCGGACGGACGCGCGCATTCTCCCTGTGCGAGCGTCGCTGCACCGATGACGGCTTGA
- a CDS encoding gamma-glutamylcyclotransferase has translation MDSHYDQVMKAREQADASAPRRYFAYSTILDRAAFDEWKHQHSYGFFELPEGRLAEALDVDLVYDFPSRWWGGRVAGLTDAPGARVYGRLFEIPGKDWPIVQHKEGFVTSMCVERTVRVRVEGQEVEATAFVTNPRRASSDGPVSPRFVEALVRGARSAGLPADYVERLARGETR, from the coding sequence ATGGATTCGCACTACGACCAGGTGATGAAGGCGCGCGAGCAGGCGGACGCGAGCGCCCCCCGGCGCTACTTCGCGTACTCGACCATCCTGGACCGGGCCGCCTTCGACGAGTGGAAGCACCAGCACAGCTACGGCTTCTTCGAGCTGCCGGAAGGCCGGCTCGCCGAGGCGCTGGACGTGGACCTCGTCTACGACTTCCCCTCGCGCTGGTGGGGCGGCCGGGTGGCGGGCCTGACGGACGCGCCGGGCGCGCGGGTGTACGGCCGGCTCTTCGAGATTCCCGGCAAGGACTGGCCCATCGTCCAGCACAAGGAGGGCTTCGTCACCAGCATGTGCGTGGAGCGCACGGTGCGCGTGCGCGTGGAGGGCCAGGAGGTGGAGGCCACCGCGTTCGTGACCAACCCGCGCCGCGCGTCGTCGGACGGGCCGGTGAGCCCGCGCTTCGTGGAGGCGCTGGTGCGCGGCGCGAGGAGCGCCGGGCTGCCCGCGGACTACGTGGAGCGGCTGGCGCGCGGCGAGACGCGCTGA